One genomic segment of [Pasteurella] aerogenes includes these proteins:
- the sspB gene encoding stringent starvation protein B, whose amino-acid sequence MEYKASPKRPYLLRAYYDWLINNEFTPYLVVDATYPMVKVPVEYVKDGQIVLNLSANATGNLALTNDFIQFNARFRGVAQDIYIPMGAALAIYARENGDGVMFEPEPFYDEQESAITAEQPLSFAEAVDKPKTESKTEKNNKKSASHLRIVK is encoded by the coding sequence ATGGAATATAAAGCATCTCCTAAGCGCCCTTATTTATTGAGAGCTTATTACGATTGGTTGATCAATAATGAATTCACACCTTATTTAGTGGTTGATGCAACCTATCCGATGGTGAAAGTGCCGGTAGAGTATGTGAAAGATGGACAAATTGTGTTAAATCTTTCGGCAAATGCTACGGGTAATTTGGCGTTAACTAATGATTTTATTCAATTTAATGCGCGTTTTCGTGGTGTAGCACAAGATATTTATATTCCGATGGGTGCTGCATTAGCAATTTATGCCCGTGAAAATGGGGATGGTGTGATGTTTGAGCCGGAGCCTTTTTATGATGAACAAGAAAGCGCTATTACCGCAGAACAACCGTTAAGTTTTGCTGAAGCGGTGGATAAACCAAAAACGGAATCTAAAACCGAAAAAAACAATAAAAAATCAGCGTCGCATTTACGAATTGTGAAATAA
- the asnC_2 gene encoding asparaginyl-tRNA synthetase has translation MTKIASVAEVLQGKASVGEKVTVRGWVRTRRDSKAGLSFLAVYDGSCFDPIQAIVNNDIQNYENEVLHLTTGCSVIVTGTIVESPAEGQAVELQAETIEVTGWVEDPETYPMAAKRHSIEYLREVAHLRPRTNIIGAVARVRHCLAQAIHRFFHEQGFYWVATPLITASDTEGAGEMFRVSTLDLENLPRTDKGAVDFSQDFFGKESFLTVSGQLNGETYACALSKIYTFGPTFRAENSNTTRHLAEFWMVEPEIAFATLADNAKLAEDMLKYVFRAVLNERQDDLKFFEKHVDSTVITRLENFINSDFAQIDYTDAIEVLLKSGKKFEFPVSWGIDLSSEHERYLAEEYFKSPVVVKNYPKDIKAFYMRLNDDGKTVAAMDVLAPGIGEIIGGSQREERLDVLDKRMVEMGLNPEDYWWYRDLRRYGTVPHAGFGLGFERLIVYVTGVQNIRDVIPFPRSPRNANF, from the coding sequence ATGACAAAAATTGCATCTGTTGCTGAAGTTTTACAAGGTAAAGCTTCAGTCGGTGAAAAAGTAACGGTTCGCGGTTGGGTGCGTACGCGTCGCGATTCCAAAGCGGGACTTTCCTTTTTAGCGGTTTATGACGGTTCTTGTTTTGATCCAATTCAAGCTATCGTCAACAATGATATTCAAAATTACGAAAATGAAGTGTTACATTTAACAACCGGTTGTTCTGTGATCGTGACTGGGACTATTGTTGAGTCGCCGGCGGAAGGTCAAGCAGTTGAATTACAAGCAGAAACGATTGAAGTTACCGGTTGGGTAGAAGATCCAGAAACTTATCCTATGGCAGCGAAACGCCACAGTATTGAATATTTACGCGAAGTAGCGCACCTTCGTCCGCGCACAAATATTATCGGCGCAGTTGCGCGCGTTCGCCATTGTCTAGCACAAGCGATTCATCGCTTTTTCCATGAGCAAGGATTTTACTGGGTTGCCACTCCGTTAATTACGGCCTCCGATACGGAAGGCGCAGGCGAAATGTTCCGAGTGTCCACCTTAGATCTTGAAAATTTACCGCGTACCGACAAAGGTGCGGTGGATTTTTCACAAGATTTTTTCGGTAAAGAATCGTTTTTAACCGTTTCCGGTCAGCTTAACGGTGAAACCTATGCTTGTGCATTAAGTAAAATCTATACCTTTGGTCCGACATTCCGCGCAGAAAACTCCAATACCACTCGCCACTTGGCGGAGTTCTGGATGGTTGAACCAGAAATTGCATTTGCAACCCTAGCAGATAATGCAAAATTGGCGGAAGATATGTTGAAATACGTATTCCGTGCTGTGTTGAATGAACGTCAAGATGATTTAAAATTCTTTGAAAAACACGTAGATAGTACCGTCATTACCCGTTTGGAAAACTTTATTAATTCTGATTTTGCGCAAATCGACTATACCGACGCGATTGAGGTGTTATTAAAATCGGGTAAAAAATTCGAATTCCCAGTTTCTTGGGGAATCGACTTATCTTCCGAACATGAACGCTATTTGGCGGAAGAATATTTTAAATCGCCAGTAGTGGTGAAAAATTATCCAAAAGATATTAAAGCATTCTATATGCGTTTAAATGACGATGGCAAAACCGTTGCGGCAATGGACGTGTTAGCGCCGGGAATTGGTGAAATTATCGGTGGTTCACAACGTGAAGAACGCCTTGATGTATTAGATAAACGCATGGTTGAAATGGGATTAAATCCGGAAGATTACTGGTGGTATCGCGATTTGCGTCGTTACGGTACCGTTCCACACGCCGGCTTTGGTCTTGGTTTTGAGCGTTTGATCGTGTACGTTACCGGAGTACAAAATATCCGTGACGTTATCCCGTTCCCTCGCTCGCCACGTAATGCCAACTTCTAA
- the mlc gene encoding protein Mlc, whose protein sequence is MAKVRKEDKLPLKLKQLGKIYQLIEQFEEISRIDLSKLSRLAPATITALTRQLIDEKLIIERAVQNTESRGRPAVGLCVSPFYWQSVCAILIEDHFDILLCGLDGTPIEQAIYPLHSDDFDHLDQFLLDCVQHFMSNIQPKLNHPMTFSIAVAGELDKSTQNLVRLGKRTLDLNLRALFEPHFDIPILITEYFQTWLYAENTLGSVIGCDNVLFLQLDDVINLGVLVQGELLYHKEYKKINIDKLIVPKDNLLQELINIHLPELERYQLTNQITHEAIYQLIDQLYPKNVLANKNDKIQFLCQKANDGDKSAVNILHFIADTLAYVLMNLVNIFSSEKIMFSSSLLSAKEIFLPRLNATLAKNLANTPHQAEVVVSQYQWNSPVVLTSAIKQGIYDGSLLTHLIKSET, encoded by the coding sequence ATGGCAAAGGTAAGAAAGGAAGACAAATTACCGCTAAAACTAAAACAATTAGGTAAAATTTATCAATTAATCGAACAGTTTGAAGAAATTTCACGTATTGATTTATCCAAATTATCTCGACTTGCACCGGCGACGATTACCGCGTTGACCAGACAGTTGATTGATGAAAAATTAATTATTGAAAGAGCGGTACAAAATACGGAATCACGTGGACGACCTGCAGTTGGTTTATGCGTTTCTCCCTTTTATTGGCAGTCTGTGTGTGCCATTTTAATTGAAGACCATTTTGATATTTTGTTATGTGGTTTAGATGGTACGCCAATAGAGCAAGCAATTTATCCGTTGCACAGTGATGACTTTGATCATTTAGATCAATTTTTACTTGATTGTGTCCAGCATTTTATGTCGAATATTCAACCAAAACTCAATCACCCGATGACTTTTTCTATTGCGGTGGCAGGAGAATTGGATAAATCGACGCAAAATTTAGTTCGCTTAGGTAAAAGAACACTGGATTTAAATTTACGTGCCTTATTTGAACCGCATTTTGATATTCCGATTTTGATTACTGAATATTTCCAAACTTGGCTGTATGCGGAAAATACCTTAGGTAGCGTGATTGGCTGTGATAATGTGTTATTTTTACAATTAGATGATGTGATCAATTTGGGCGTTTTGGTGCAAGGCGAGCTGCTTTATCATAAAGAATACAAAAAAATTAATATTGATAAACTGATTGTGCCGAAAGATAACCTATTGCAAGAATTGATTAATATTCATTTGCCGGAATTGGAGCGTTATCAATTGACCAATCAAATTACACACGAGGCAATTTATCAATTAATTGATCAGCTTTATCCTAAAAATGTATTGGCGAATAAAAATGATAAAATTCAATTTTTATGCCAAAAAGCCAATGATGGTGATAAAAGTGCGGTCAATATTTTGCATTTTATTGCGGATACCTTGGCGTATGTGTTGATGAATTTGGTGAATATTTTCTCCTCCGAAAAAATTATGTTCAGTTCCAGTTTATTGTCTGCGAAAGAGATTTTCTTGCCGCGCTTGAATGCAACCTTAGCGAAAAATCTTGCCAACACACCGCATCAGGCAGAAGTAGTGGTGAGTCAATATCAGTGGAATAGTCCGGTGGTATTAACATCTGCGATTAAACAAGGGATTTATGACGGTAGTTTGTTAACACATTTGATCAAATCCGAAACTTAA
- the bioD1 gene encoding dethiobiotin synthase-1 yields MSSFFVTGTDTNVGKTISSRAIIQALQAKNIRIVGYKPIACGQDDPIYVDLQQTQKDDYGTQDNPDVLTLMHSTKEKVSYQDVNSYTFVHTMPMLTTDCEIIDIEKIDRDLKRLTDQYQTVVVEGSFGWLTPMNKTHSFASWVTSHQMPVVLVVGIKEGCINHALLSAAAIKQSGLPLLGWIANRVNPGLGHYAEIIQLLRDKIDAPLLGQIPYVHRPEEQELGQYITNIERLTYMQTELVK; encoded by the coding sequence ATGAGTAGCTTTTTTGTCACTGGAACGGATACCAATGTCGGTAAAACGATTTCGAGTCGAGCAATTATTCAAGCGTTACAAGCGAAAAATATCCGTATTGTCGGATATAAACCCATTGCGTGCGGACAGGATGATCCGATTTATGTTGATTTACAACAAACTCAAAAAGACGATTATGGTACGCAAGATAATCCGGATGTGTTGACTTTAATGCATTCCACGAAAGAAAAAGTATCCTATCAAGACGTGAATAGTTATACTTTCGTACATACTATGCCGATGTTGACTACGGATTGCGAGATTATTGATATTGAAAAAATTGATCGCGATTTAAAACGCTTAACAGATCAATACCAGACTGTTGTAGTGGAAGGATCTTTCGGTTGGTTGACGCCGATGAATAAAACACATAGTTTTGCCAGTTGGGTCACGTCTCATCAAATGCCAGTAGTTTTGGTTGTTGGAATTAAAGAAGGTTGTATCAATCACGCGTTATTAAGTGCGGCGGCAATTAAACAATCTGGTTTACCACTACTTGGCTGGATCGCGAATCGGGTTAATCCGGGATTGGGACATTATGCGGAAATCATTCAATTGCTAAGAGATAAAATTGATGCGCCGCTGTTGGGGCAAATCCCTTATGTGCATAGACCGGAAGAACAGGAGTTAGGGCAATATATTACTAACATTGAGCGTTTAACCTATATGCAAACGGAATTAGTGAAATAA
- a CDS encoding Late embryogenesis abundant protein: MKKSVLAVLVLGATLSLSACFDKDSKTAEQVDNAKASMTEAKDAVAKAATDVKDATVQAASDVKDNVAAKATEMKDAAVQKVEDVKSAVNEKVNALTEKAAEVKDAAAEKATEVKDAAAEKATEVKDAAAEKATEVKDAAAEKATEAKDAAAEKATEAKDAAMDKVNQAADQVKQATETK, translated from the coding sequence ATGAAAAAATCAGTATTGGCTGTGTTAGTGTTAGGTGCAACTCTATCTTTAAGCGCTTGTTTCGATAAAGACAGCAAAACTGCTGAACAAGTCGACAACGCGAAAGCAAGCATGACCGAAGCAAAAGATGCAGTAGCTAAAGCAGCAACCGACGTTAAAGATGCAACCGTACAAGCGGCTTCTGATGTGAAAGATAACGTCGCTGCAAAAGCAACAGAAATGAAAGATGCAGCAGTACAAAAAGTTGAAGACGTGAAATCAGCTGTAAATGAAAAAGTAAATGCATTAACTGAAAAAGCTGCTGAAGTGAAAGATGCAGCAGCTGAAAAAGCTACTGAAGTGAAAGATGCAGCAGCTGAAAAAGCTACTGAAGTGAAAGATGCAGCAGCTGAAAAAGCTACTGAAGTGAAAGACGCAGCAGCTGAAAAAGCTACTGAAGCAAAAGATGCAGCAGCTGAAAAAGCTACTGAAGCAAAAGATGCAGCAATGGACAAAGTTAACCAAGCAGCAGATCAAGTAAAACAAGCTACAGAAACTAAATAA